One window of the Anaeromyxobacter dehalogenans 2CP-C genome contains the following:
- the metX gene encoding homoserine O-acetyltransferase MetX, producing the protein MAHRNGSAGATAAAGRAAFVSPGTRSFQIPGPFPLELGGALPGVTVGYRTWGTLDADGGNAVVVCHALTGSADADLWWTQMFGPGRALDPGRDFIVCSNILGSCYGTTGPTSIDPATGAPWHGTFPAITIRDMVRVQRALIDGLGVRRVRMAVGGSLGGMQVLEWALLYPELVEAVVFVASTARHSAWCIGLSEAQRQAIYADPRWRDGRYDADEPPVAGLSAARMMAMLSYRSQPSFEERFGRRPQTEDLFAVESYLRYQGKQLVDRFDPATYVTLTRAMDTHDVSRGRGDFEEVLRGVRQPTLVVSIDSDVLYWPWEQREVAMLVPGARLAVMDSPHGHDAFLIDVDRLNDMVADFRGRPVAAAPAAPAAPADQAFAERGLSLLVLGKGKVGRELLEQIRVQRTELERDYDVLLRVVGVADTRATMLEPRGVDLARWEEALAAAPATGPVDARSAPALLDRLAALPRPVLVDLTAADGMEDVYEQAFRRGIDVIASNKRPLAVAPRRLEALRAARRQHHRHWHYDTAVGASLPVIGTLRRLVRTGDRVQRVEGSLSGTLGYLCTELARGTPLSLAARWAMGLGYCEADPRDDLSGVDSARKALILARELGATLALEDVEVEPFVPAALLAPGTPDALIAALRGHDEAMAARVERLRREGKVLRYVARVAVGEGGRVEARVGPEAVALEHPLARLVGVEAHVAFTTARHAERPLVVQGAGVGGANTAGGVIAEIFRITSGRGAR; encoded by the coding sequence ATGGCCCACCGCAACGGCAGCGCCGGCGCGACCGCAGCCGCCGGGCGCGCTGCCTTCGTCTCCCCGGGGACGCGCTCGTTCCAGATCCCCGGCCCGTTCCCGCTGGAGCTGGGGGGCGCGCTGCCGGGCGTGACGGTCGGGTACCGCACCTGGGGGACGCTCGACGCCGACGGCGGCAACGCGGTGGTGGTGTGCCACGCGCTGACCGGCTCGGCCGACGCCGATCTGTGGTGGACGCAGATGTTCGGCCCGGGGCGGGCGCTGGACCCGGGGCGCGACTTCATCGTCTGCTCCAACATCCTGGGGAGCTGCTACGGCACCACCGGGCCGACCTCGATCGACCCGGCCACCGGCGCGCCGTGGCACGGCACCTTCCCGGCCATCACCATCCGCGACATGGTGCGCGTGCAGCGGGCCCTGATCGACGGGCTCGGCGTGCGCCGCGTCCGCATGGCGGTCGGCGGCTCGCTGGGCGGCATGCAGGTGCTGGAGTGGGCGCTGCTCTACCCGGAGCTGGTCGAGGCGGTGGTGTTCGTGGCCTCGACCGCGCGCCACTCGGCCTGGTGCATCGGGCTCTCCGAGGCGCAGCGGCAGGCCATCTACGCCGATCCGCGCTGGAGGGACGGGCGCTACGACGCCGACGAGCCGCCGGTGGCCGGCCTGTCCGCGGCGCGGATGATGGCGATGCTGTCCTACCGGAGCCAGCCGTCCTTCGAGGAGCGCTTCGGGCGCCGGCCGCAGACCGAGGACCTGTTCGCGGTGGAGAGCTACCTCCGCTACCAGGGGAAGCAGCTGGTGGACCGCTTCGACCCGGCCACCTACGTCACGCTCACCCGCGCCATGGACACGCACGACGTGTCGCGCGGCCGCGGCGACTTCGAGGAGGTCCTGCGCGGCGTCCGGCAGCCGACGCTGGTGGTGTCGATCGACTCGGACGTCCTGTACTGGCCCTGGGAGCAGCGCGAGGTGGCCATGCTGGTCCCGGGCGCGCGGCTGGCGGTGATGGACTCGCCGCACGGGCACGACGCGTTCCTCATCGACGTGGACCGGCTGAACGACATGGTGGCCGACTTCCGGGGCCGCCCCGTCGCCGCCGCGCCGGCCGCGCCCGCCGCGCCCGCGGACCAGGCGTTCGCCGAGCGCGGGCTGTCGCTGCTGGTGCTCGGGAAGGGGAAGGTCGGGCGCGAGCTGCTCGAGCAGATCCGGGTGCAGCGCACCGAGCTCGAGCGCGACTACGACGTGCTGCTGCGGGTGGTGGGCGTGGCCGACACGCGGGCCACCATGCTCGAGCCGCGCGGCGTGGACCTGGCGCGCTGGGAGGAGGCGCTCGCCGCCGCGCCGGCCACCGGCCCGGTGGACGCGCGCTCGGCGCCGGCGCTGCTCGACCGGCTCGCGGCGCTGCCGCGGCCGGTGCTGGTGGACCTCACCGCGGCCGACGGCATGGAGGACGTCTACGAGCAGGCGTTCCGGCGCGGCATCGACGTCATCGCCTCCAACAAGCGGCCGCTGGCGGTCGCGCCGCGGCGGCTGGAGGCGCTCCGGGCCGCGCGCCGCCAGCACCACCGGCACTGGCACTACGACACCGCGGTGGGCGCGAGCCTGCCGGTGATCGGGACGCTGCGGCGCCTGGTCCGGACCGGCGACCGGGTGCAGCGTGTCGAGGGCTCGCTGTCCGGGACGCTCGGCTACCTCTGCACCGAGCTCGCGCGCGGGACGCCGCTGTCGCTGGCGGCGCGCTGGGCGATGGGGCTCGGCTACTGCGAGGCCGACCCGCGCGACGACCTGTCCGGCGTGGACTCCGCCCGCAAGGCGCTCATCCTGGCGCGCGAGCTGGGCGCGACGCTGGCGCTGGAGGACGTCGAGGTGGAGCCGTTCGTGCCCGCGGCGCTGCTCGCGCCCGGCACGCCCGACGCGCTCATCGCGGCGCTGCGCGGCCACGACGAGGCGATGGCGGCGCGGGTGGAGCGGCTGCGCCGCGAGGGCAAGGTCCTGCGCTACGTGGCGCGCGTGGCGGTGGGGGAGGGCGGCCGGGTCGAGGCGCGGGTCGGGCCGGAGGCGGTGGCGCTCGAGCACCCGCTGGCGCGGCTCGTGGGCGTGGAGGCCCACGTCGCGTTCACCACGGCGCGCCACGCCGAGCGGCCGCTGGTGGTGCAGGGCGCGGGCGTGGGCGGCGCGAACACCGCCGGCGGCGTCATCGCCGAGATCTTCCGGATCACGAGCGGGCGCGGGGCGCGGTAG
- a CDS encoding sigma 54-interacting transcriptional regulator: MVGIGLPVVGQDDVHRRIVEEAIELVLSTVDLQAVLERTGRLLRRHFGETRVAINRLSAEDPTRAEVVLVSDPRQPSPEVGTSFPLAGSAAGEALAKRLPCVVDPLRPREPRWREEPLLAAYGYGSLVSFPLVFENELLGTLDIAHPPAEGLLDCCFEVARQVAHLVAIALHNSLMVEEVQRLNRLLGRENALLKEEIRQIKRDSRYVAESEGMRAVVERVRLVAPSTTTVLVRGETGTGKEGLARMVHEFSPRFNAPFVAANLGAIPEGLIESELFGHEKGAFTGATRRRAGRFEQADGGTLFLDEVGDAPPSVQVRLLRVLQERVVERVGGTEPVKVDVRVIAATNRNLEEMVARGTFRADLYYRLAVFPIELPPLRERREDVRPLGTYFLAKQAALMHRRPPRVGEDVWRALEAYGWPGNVRELENFLQRALILSPGQDLSLPALPTSSALASPAAAAAAEPAPPGRFDDEVRELIERALEHAGGRVYGPGGAAALLGLRPTTLQGKMKKYGVGTPGRPTGT, translated from the coding sequence ATGGTTGGAATCGGGCTCCCCGTGGTCGGGCAGGACGACGTGCACCGCCGGATCGTCGAGGAGGCGATCGAGCTGGTGCTCTCCACCGTCGATCTCCAGGCCGTGCTCGAGCGCACGGGGCGGCTGCTGCGCCGCCACTTCGGCGAGACGCGCGTGGCCATCAACCGGCTCTCGGCGGAGGACCCGACCCGCGCCGAGGTGGTGCTGGTCTCGGACCCCCGGCAGCCCTCGCCCGAGGTGGGCACCTCGTTCCCGCTGGCCGGCTCCGCCGCGGGCGAGGCGCTCGCGAAGCGGCTGCCGTGCGTGGTGGACCCGCTGCGCCCGCGCGAGCCGCGCTGGCGCGAGGAGCCGCTGCTGGCCGCCTACGGCTACGGCTCGCTCGTGTCGTTCCCGCTCGTGTTCGAGAACGAGCTGCTCGGGACGCTCGACATCGCCCACCCGCCGGCGGAGGGGCTGCTCGACTGCTGCTTCGAGGTCGCGCGGCAGGTGGCGCACCTCGTGGCCATCGCGCTCCACAACAGCCTCATGGTCGAGGAGGTGCAGCGCCTGAACCGGCTGCTCGGCCGCGAGAACGCCCTCCTCAAGGAGGAGATCCGGCAGATCAAGCGCGACTCGCGCTACGTGGCCGAGAGCGAGGGCATGCGCGCCGTGGTGGAGCGGGTGCGCCTGGTGGCGCCGTCCACCACCACCGTGCTGGTGCGCGGCGAGACCGGCACCGGCAAGGAGGGGCTGGCGCGGATGGTCCACGAGTTCAGCCCGCGCTTCAACGCGCCGTTCGTGGCCGCGAACCTCGGCGCCATCCCCGAGGGGCTCATCGAGAGCGAGCTGTTCGGGCACGAGAAGGGCGCGTTCACCGGCGCCACCCGCCGCCGCGCCGGCCGGTTCGAGCAGGCCGACGGCGGCACGCTGTTCCTCGACGAGGTCGGCGACGCGCCGCCCAGCGTGCAGGTGCGGCTGCTGCGCGTGCTGCAGGAGCGCGTGGTGGAGCGGGTCGGCGGCACCGAGCCGGTCAAGGTGGACGTGCGCGTCATCGCCGCGACCAACCGCAACCTGGAGGAGATGGTCGCGCGCGGCACGTTCCGCGCCGACCTCTACTACCGGCTGGCGGTGTTCCCCATCGAGCTGCCGCCGCTCCGCGAGCGGCGCGAGGACGTCCGGCCGCTCGGGACGTACTTCCTCGCGAAGCAGGCGGCGCTCATGCACCGACGCCCGCCGCGCGTCGGCGAGGACGTGTGGCGCGCGCTCGAGGCGTACGGCTGGCCGGGCAACGTGCGCGAGCTCGAGAACTTCCTCCAGCGCGCGCTGATCCTCTCGCCCGGCCAGGACCTCTCGCTGCCGGCGCTGCCCACCTCCTCGGCGCTGGCCTCCCCCGCCGCCGCGGCCGCCGCGGAGCCCGCCCCGCCGGGCCGCTTCGACGACGAGGTCCGCGAGCTCATCGAGCGCGCGCTGGAGCACGCCGGCGGGCGCGTCTACGGCCCGGGCGGCGCCGCCGCGCTGCTCGGCCTCCGCCCGACCACGCTGCAGGGCAAGATGAAGAAGTACGGCGTGGGCACCCCCGGCCGGCCGACCGGCACGTAG